The proteins below are encoded in one region of Neisseria bacilliformis:
- a CDS encoding MafB family polymorphic toxin (MafB polymorphic toxins, described in Neisseria, are fratricidal toxins the provide a competitive advantage. Each MafB is accompanied by an immunity protein MafI.): MKQVLYKLQTLLIAATLFLGILPGALADPLADMMRLQQDIKARDFEPGGKYHLFGSARGSVKNRLNTLTPAYHSALNVGRAQYEGVVHYETRFSNHGYEEHAPFHQHDSRSKFQDAPDLSDGFGVYRIEWTGSEVHPADGYDGPQGGGYPKPKGARDIYSYHVKGSITRIRPPAIDERPFSERWQEANRSATDNYMRRMRENHELMVPVNPKLNMAGNAGELVRGMIGAGITNFFATGFEGLGLPAFVGKGKEIAAGAADQYINEGLSRLPRESALHAVENYADAAFAAQSGYAKARQLAREYPNIAEVFDAAAESFALRNAAKYGFSTKKPASSDFADAAKGRWEQENNDRYKQTGGGSNSSSADELYEEIRNNTKDIYDIAKNTGYKVQNIQKIKDHVFYNEHLLDKYVDYGIPPIRARFDSDINQAQAWKRLEQGNFTKEDTTWMKHEIAERWYEKKHDSGYSAAHEAAEKKWTGNPWEGKK, translated from the coding sequence ATGAAACAAGTCCTGTACAAACTGCAAACACTGCTGATTGCCGCCACCCTTTTTCTCGGTATCCTGCCCGGTGCCTTAGCCGATCCGCTGGCAGACATGATGCGGCTGCAACAGGACATCAAAGCCCGCGACTTTGAGCCGGGCGGCAAATACCATCTGTTCGGCAGTGCGCGCGGCAGCGTCAAAAACCGCCTCAACACATTAACCCCCGCATACCATTCGGCCTTAAATGTTGGCAGAGCCCAGTATGAAGGCGTCGTCCATTACGAAACCCGGTTTTCCAACCACGGATATGAAGAACACGCGCCTTTTCACCAGCACGACAGCCGCAGCAAATTCCAAGATGCGCCCGACCTCAGCGACGGCTTCGGCGTTTACCGCATCGAATGGACAGGCTCGGAAGTCCACCCCGCCGACGGCTACGACGGCCCGCAGGGCGGCGGCTATCCCAAGCCCAAAGGCGCGCGCGATATTTACAGCTACCATGTGAAAGGCTCGATTACCCGCATCAGGCCGCCCGCCATCGACGAACGCCCGTTCTCCGAACGCTGGCAGGAAGCCAACCGCAGCGCAACAGACAATTACATGCGCAGAATGCGGGAAAACCACGAACTGATGGTGCCGGTCAATCCCAAGCTGAATATGGCGGGTAATGCAGGAGAGCTTGTGCGCGGCATGATCGGGGCGGGCATTACCAACTTCTTCGCCACCGGATTTGAAGGATTGGGGCTTCCCGCCTTTGTCGGCAAAGGCAAAGAAATCGCCGCAGGCGCAGCCGACCAGTATATCAATGAAGGGCTTTCCCGCCTGCCGCGCGAATCCGCCCTGCATGCCGTTGAAAATTATGCCGATGCCGCCTTTGCCGCCCAAAGCGGCTATGCGAAGGCGCGGCAGCTGGCACGGGAATATCCGAATATTGCCGAAGTATTTGACGCGGCCGCCGAAAGTTTCGCCCTGCGCAACGCGGCCAAATACGGATTCAGTACGAAAAAACCGGCAAGTAGTGATTTTGCTGATGCGGCAAAGGGGAGATGGGAACAAGAAAATAATGATAGATACAAACAAACAGGAGGAGGTAGTAACTCCTCATCTGCCGATGAGTTATATGAAGAAATTAGAAACAATACAAAAGATATCTATGACATTGCAAAAAACACGGGATATAAAGTGCAAAACATTCAAAAAATAAAGGATCATGTATTTTATAATGAGCATTTATTGGATAAATATGTAGACTATGGAATCCCTCCTATTAGAGCAAGATTTGATAGTGATATTAATCAAGCACAAGCCTGGAAGAGATTGGAACAAGGTAACTTTACTAAAGAAGATACTACTTGGATGAAACATGAAATTGCGGAGAGATGGTATGAGAAAAAACATGACTCTGGATATTCTGCTGCACATGAAGCAGCAGAAAAAAAATGGACGGGTAATCCATGGGAAGGAAAAAAATGA
- a CDS encoding tetratricopeptide repeat protein, with product MTTENAETLFQQARQHLTAMPPDYAAALPLLEAAAEAGHAEAAFQLGGCMQYGMGTDPNRVQATYWLRKAAEAGHTTARYNLALLREDNGVGIETVLPAYLALAEEGHTEAQVRVMHYYAEKNDDRAVYWARQAAAKHHPQAQICLARHYQHSTAPNLPAAHALYQQAAAQGIVSAHWQLANQFLYGQGVPKNHTQALYHLRIAAQADIPAAQAELGKLLLEGKHLPADPAEGIKWLNKAVRQEDDNACAFLAKQYLTGEHLVRDYKKAALFAAKAARHNHPEALCLLGDIRQYGLGIQADIEKARQYYEHAVKYGSLVAMQRLLMLDSRSHADNPAYNRETLEFQQSLERNYQSGFALHYGIGVAQDFESAFAYYSMAARNGHPKAQTNLGMMYYNGEGVEADPKQAARWFTQAAMQGDTTAQYNLACLSYTGTGVPQDTQVACKWLQTAIDNGHDHPEELRKMLEQWQAQTN from the coding sequence ATGACGACCGAAAACGCCGAAACACTCTTCCAACAGGCACGCCAGCACCTCACCGCCATGCCGCCCGACTACGCCGCCGCCCTCCCCCTCTTAGAGGCCGCCGCCGAAGCCGGCCACGCCGAAGCCGCATTCCAGCTCGGCGGCTGCATGCAGTACGGCATGGGCACCGACCCCAACCGCGTCCAAGCCACCTACTGGCTGCGCAAAGCCGCCGAAGCCGGCCACACCACCGCCCGCTACAACCTCGCCCTCCTGCGCGAAGACAACGGCGTCGGCATCGAAACCGTCCTCCCCGCCTACCTCGCCCTCGCCGAAGAAGGCCACACCGAAGCCCAAGTGCGCGTCATGCACTACTACGCCGAAAAAAACGACGACCGCGCCGTCTACTGGGCCCGCCAGGCCGCCGCCAAACACCACCCCCAGGCGCAAATCTGCCTCGCCCGCCACTACCAGCACAGCACCGCCCCCAACCTCCCCGCCGCCCACGCCCTCTACCAGCAGGCCGCCGCCCAAGGCATCGTCTCCGCCCACTGGCAGCTCGCCAACCAATTCCTCTACGGCCAGGGCGTGCCCAAAAACCACACCCAGGCACTCTACCACCTGCGCATCGCCGCCCAAGCCGACATCCCCGCCGCCCAAGCCGAGCTCGGCAAACTCCTGCTCGAAGGCAAACACCTCCCCGCCGACCCCGCCGAAGGCATCAAATGGCTCAACAAAGCCGTCCGCCAAGAAGACGACAACGCCTGCGCCTTCCTCGCCAAACAATACCTCACCGGCGAGCACCTCGTGCGCGACTACAAAAAAGCCGCCCTCTTCGCCGCCAAAGCCGCCCGCCACAACCACCCCGAAGCCCTCTGCCTTTTGGGCGACATCCGCCAATACGGCCTCGGCATCCAGGCCGACATCGAAAAAGCCCGCCAATACTACGAACACGCCGTCAAATACGGCAGCCTCGTCGCCATGCAGCGGCTGCTGATGCTCGACTCCCGCAGCCACGCCGACAACCCCGCCTACAACCGCGAAACCCTCGAATTCCAACAAAGCCTCGAACGCAACTACCAATCCGGCTTCGCCCTGCACTACGGCATCGGCGTCGCCCAAGACTTTGAAAGCGCGTTCGCCTACTACTCCATGGCTGCCCGCAACGGCCACCCCAAAGCCCAAACCAACCTCGGCATGATGTACTACAACGGCGAAGGCGTCGAAGCCGACCCCAAACAAGCCGCCCGCTGGTTCACCCAGGCCGCCATGCAGGGCGACACCACCGCCCAATACAACCTCGCCTGCCTCAGCTACACCGGCACCGGCGTCCCCCAAGACACCCAAGTCGCCTGCAAATGGCTGCAAACCGCCATCGACAACGGCCACGACCACCCCGAAGAATTGCGCAAAATGCTCGAACAATGGCAGGCGCAAACCAACTGA
- a CDS encoding IS1595 family transposase, with product MKLKNKYQKFSKISEPQFRQILRLFALDLTASDTAGLTGISVRSINTPFLKLRRRLAVESERQTPFDGVVELDGSYFGAKRIRGKRGRGAGGKTIVSGVLKRGGKVYTEIVPDASKATLQKVIRGHISVGSVINTDGRRGYHGLVDMGFAKHFRVRHGQNEFARGARHINGIESFWSDAKHRLIQFHGVARHTFYLHLKETEFRFNHRHDDLYKVLLKMLRKDPLK from the coding sequence ATGAAATTAAAAAACAAGTATCAAAAGTTCAGCAAAATTTCCGAACCGCAATTTCGTCAAATCCTGCGGCTGTTTGCTTTGGATTTGACCGCCTCCGATACTGCCGGGCTAACCGGTATCAGCGTCCGAAGCATCAACACGCCCTTTCTGAAATTGCGCCGGCGTTTGGCTGTCGAAAGCGAGCGGCAAACCCCTTTTGACGGCGTTGTGGAACTTGACGGATCTTACTTTGGCGCAAAGCGCATCCGTGGTAAACGCGGGCGCGGTGCCGGTGGCAAAACCATCGTTTCCGGCGTACTCAAACGGGGCGGCAAGGTCTATACGGAAATCGTTCCTGATGCGTCCAAAGCCACACTGCAAAAGGTAATACGCGGGCACATTTCTGTTGGGAGTGTCATCAATACTGATGGCCGGCGTGGTTATCACGGCTTGGTTGATATGGGTTTTGCAAAGCATTTCAGGGTGCGTCACGGGCAGAATGAATTTGCCCGCGGAGCGCGGCATATCAACGGTATCGAGTCGTTTTGGAGTGATGCAAAACACCGTCTGATACAATTTCACGGCGTAGCACGACATACGTTTTACCTGCACTTGAAAGAAACCGAATTCCGCTTTAATCACAGGCATGATGATTTGTACAAAGTGCTGCTGAAAATGTTGCGAAAAGATCCTTTGAAATGA
- the kdsA gene encoding 3-deoxy-8-phosphooctulonate synthase: MTVSISGITVANNAPFVLFGGINVIEDLDSTLAACEKYVATTRKLGIPYVFKASFDKANRSSVHSYRGVGLEKGMEILAAVKREFGVPVITDVHEPHQCAPAAQVCDVLQLPAFLARQTDLVQAMAATGRVINVKKPQFLSPSQMKNIVEKFKEAGNGQIILCERGSSFGYDNLVVDMLGFGVMKKDNPGTPVIFDVTHALQTRTAGSAASGGRRAQALELALSGMAAGLAGLFLEAHPDPDRAKCDGPSALPLDKLEPFLTRVKAVDDLVKSFPPLEIA; this comes from the coding sequence ATGACCGTCAGCATCAGCGGCATCACCGTCGCCAACAACGCCCCCTTCGTCCTCTTCGGCGGCATCAACGTCATCGAAGACCTCGACTCCACCCTCGCCGCCTGCGAAAAATACGTCGCAACCACCCGCAAACTCGGCATCCCCTACGTCTTTAAAGCCTCCTTCGACAAAGCCAACCGCTCCTCCGTCCACTCTTATCGCGGCGTCGGCCTCGAAAAAGGCATGGAAATCCTCGCCGCCGTCAAACGCGAATTCGGCGTGCCCGTCATCACCGACGTGCACGAACCCCACCAGTGCGCCCCCGCCGCCCAAGTGTGCGACGTCCTGCAACTGCCCGCCTTCCTCGCCCGCCAAACCGACCTCGTGCAGGCCATGGCCGCCACCGGCCGCGTCATCAACGTCAAAAAACCCCAGTTCCTCAGCCCCTCGCAGATGAAAAACATCGTCGAAAAATTCAAAGAAGCGGGCAACGGACAAATCATCCTGTGCGAGCGCGGCAGCAGCTTCGGCTACGACAACCTCGTCGTCGACATGCTCGGCTTCGGCGTCATGAAAAAAGACAACCCCGGCACCCCTGTCATCTTCGACGTAACCCACGCCCTGCAAACCCGCACCGCCGGCTCCGCCGCCTCCGGCGGCCGCCGCGCCCAAGCCCTCGAACTCGCCCTTTCCGGCATGGCCGCCGGCCTCGCCGGCCTCTTCCTCGAAGCCCACCCCGACCCCGACCGCGCCAAATGCGACGGCCCCAGCGCACTGCCCCTGGACAAACTCGAACCCTTCCTCACCCGCGTCAAAGCCGTGGACGACCTGGTCAAATCCTTCCCCCCGCTCGAAATCGCATAA
- a CDS encoding Imm53 family immunity protein, producing MLPKLLFYSACGIGGNNLFCLLHAAAGWLGLSVKKQGGFDYLGAMNKWYVRQCDGCWEHGNGISFSTIKIPGWKLSIDDEDAFGKSNRADFILTRNCSDQDWYAVKTEHEPLRPEATRLFAACSGSSFSKVLDISYNWITKGKYIRDEGAAID from the coding sequence TTGCTTCCTAAGCTCCTTTTTTATTCGGCCTGCGGGATAGGCGGAAACAATCTGTTTTGCCTATTGCACGCGGCTGCGGGGTGGCTCGGGCTGTCCGTAAAGAAACAGGGCGGATTTGATTATCTCGGCGCAATGAACAAATGGTATGTCAGGCAATGCGATGGATGTTGGGAACATGGAAACGGCATAAGTTTTTCAACCATCAAAATTCCCGGCTGGAAACTTTCGATTGATGATGAAGATGCCTTCGGGAAAAGTAATCGGGCAGATTTTATCCTTACCCGCAACTGCTCTGATCAAGACTGGTATGCCGTAAAAACGGAACACGAACCGCTCCGTCCCGAAGCCACCAGGCTGTTTGCCGCATGCAGCGGCAGCAGTTTTTCTAAAGTCCTAGATATTTCATATAACTGGATTACAAAGGGAAAATACATCAGAGATGAAGGTGCCGCCATTGATTAA